A single genomic interval of Deferribacter autotrophicus harbors:
- a CDS encoding Gfo/Idh/MocA family protein, giving the protein MIKMGLIGLGRMGKYHLNLYDEIPEIKLMGICDINEEEVNKLSKQTGVRGYTNYEEMLDLVDAVTVAVPTRLHYEVAKKCLLSGKHVLVEKPITTDLEEAKELFKIAEEKNLVLNIGHVERFNGAVMELKKIVRDPFLIESRRVGPYAERMKNDSIILDLMIHDIDIILNILDDEVVDIQAQGSRVYSNLTDLASVNLKFKKGTVVNIIVSRVNQKKDRTMSIAQKDAYIYLDYTNQDINIYRQGQSQHIFGDKELTYKNEYILERMFVYKDNPLKLEIKHFIDCIDNRSCRMVSVEHELKSLEIALKIDEILHKEGK; this is encoded by the coding sequence ATGATCAAAATGGGACTTATTGGCCTTGGGCGAATGGGAAAGTACCATCTTAATCTTTATGATGAAATTCCTGAAATTAAATTGATGGGAATATGTGATATAAATGAAGAGGAAGTGAATAAATTATCTAAACAGACTGGAGTGAGAGGCTATACAAACTATGAAGAAATGCTCGATCTTGTGGATGCTGTTACTGTAGCTGTACCTACTAGACTTCATTATGAAGTAGCAAAAAAATGCTTACTTTCAGGAAAACATGTTCTTGTTGAAAAGCCGATTACTACTGATTTAGAAGAAGCGAAAGAGTTATTTAAAATTGCTGAAGAAAAAAATCTTGTACTGAATATTGGGCATGTTGAAAGATTCAATGGTGCTGTAATGGAGTTGAAAAAGATTGTACGTGATCCTTTTTTAATTGAATCGCGTAGAGTGGGGCCTTATGCTGAAAGGATGAAGAATGATAGCATAATTTTAGATCTCATGATTCATGATATTGATATTATTCTAAATATATTAGACGATGAAGTGGTTGATATACAGGCGCAGGGTAGTCGCGTGTATTCAAATCTAACAGATTTGGCGTCGGTAAATTTAAAATTTAAAAAAGGAACAGTAGTAAATATAATTGTAAGTAGAGTTAACCAGAAAAAAGATCGAACCATGAGTATAGCTCAGAAAGATGCGTATATCTATCTTGATTATACAAATCAGGATATAAATATTTATAGACAGGGGCAGAGTCAGCATATTTTTGGTGATAAAGAGTTAACTTACAAAAATGAATATATCCTTGAGAGGATGTTTGTCTATAAGGATAATCCTTTGAAGCTTGAAATAAAGCATTTTATAGATTGTATTGATAACAGAAGTTGCAGAATGGTTTCTGTGGAACATGAATTGAAGTCGCTGGAAATAGCTTTAAAAATCGATGAGATTTTGCATAAAGAGGGAAAGTAG
- a CDS encoding LpxI family protein: protein MKIGLLAGYGQLPLIAIRNLKAEGHFVVTIAFNEEINTDLSFVSDKIYTFSVGQAGKVLNTLEKESVEAVLFAGKINKSLLYSNLKLDLFSMKVLMSLKDRKDDTIMLKIVELLEERGIHVLKQTDVFKDLIVEEGVLTKKKPSKNELKDIEFGFEMAKEIGRLDIGQTVVVKDMAVMAVEAIEGTDEAIKRGCMYAKKDGVVVKVAKPSQDLRFDVPTVGVDTLKNMKDNGGKILALEAGKTFIVDKEKCVEFANQNKMVILGVS from the coding sequence GTGAAAATTGGTCTGCTAGCTGGTTATGGACAATTACCATTAATTGCTATAAGGAATTTAAAAGCAGAAGGACATTTTGTTGTAACTATAGCATTCAATGAAGAAATTAATACCGATTTATCATTTGTCTCTGATAAAATATATACATTTAGTGTAGGACAAGCTGGAAAGGTTTTAAATACTTTAGAAAAAGAGTCAGTGGAAGCTGTTTTATTTGCTGGGAAGATAAATAAGTCTCTGCTTTATAGCAATTTGAAACTTGATCTGTTCTCTATGAAGGTGTTGATGAGTTTGAAAGATAGAAAAGATGATACGATTATGCTGAAGATTGTAGAGCTATTAGAAGAGCGAGGGATACACGTTTTAAAGCAAACTGATGTTTTTAAAGATTTAATTGTTGAAGAGGGAGTTCTTACAAAGAAGAAACCGTCTAAAAATGAATTGAAAGATATTGAGTTTGGTTTTGAAATGGCAAAAGAGATTGGAAGGCTTGATATTGGACAAACTGTTGTGGTAAAGGATATGGCAGTAATGGCTGTAGAAGCTATTGAGGGTACTGATGAAGCAATAAAAAGGGGCTGTATGTATGCAAAGAAAGATGGGGTAGTGGTAAAGGTTGCAAAGCCTTCGCAAGATTTAAGGTTTGATGTTCCAACGGTGGGGGTTGACACTTTAAAGAATATGAAGGATAATGGCGGGAAAATATTAGCCCTTGAAGCTGGTAAGACATTTATAGTGGATAAAGAGAAGTGTGTAGAGTTTGCCAATCAAAACAAGATGGTTATCTTGGGTGTTTCGTGA
- a CDS encoding chemotaxis protein CheX: MKAEHINPFIESTLAVFETMLGLRPKKEELFIKKDDEPSFDISGIIGLTGQAVGSVVISFPESLALKVVSKFIGEDKKSVDDEVVDAVGELINMIAGGAKKIFTDKGLKFKISIPNVVTGKGHKIKRPSNVPCLGVKFKIDNEVFVIEVSLKENQ, translated from the coding sequence ATGAAAGCTGAACATATTAATCCTTTTATAGAGTCAACTTTAGCTGTTTTTGAGACAATGTTAGGGCTAAGACCTAAAAAAGAAGAGTTGTTTATTAAAAAGGATGATGAACCATCATTTGATATTTCTGGAATAATAGGCTTAACTGGTCAAGCAGTAGGTTCTGTCGTAATCAGTTTTCCAGAGTCGTTGGCTTTGAAGGTTGTATCAAAATTTATTGGTGAGGATAAAAAAAGTGTTGATGACGAAGTGGTAGATGCTGTTGGTGAGCTTATTAATATGATAGCAGGTGGTGCAAAGAAGATCTTTACGGATAAAGGGTTAAAGTTTAAAATTTCTATTCCAAATGTTGTGACTGGTAAAGGACATAAAATAAAAAGACCTAGTAATGTTCCATGTTTGGGAGTAAAATTCAAAATTGATAATGAAGTCTTTGTTATAGAGGTATCTTTAAAAGAAAATCAATAA
- a CDS encoding prepilin peptidase, whose product MGTFIIFIIGTIFGSFYNVIICRLPYGESIVTPSSKCPQCNTKIKWYDNIPIISYLILKGKCRNCNASISVQYPLIELTTGLFTFFLYKMYGFDINFFKYFVLLSILLCAGVIDFKTALDDNFETGIIPNELSLGGFLPGFIFALIEKRIIVSLVGAAVGFLLLFLPGFIYKLLTGKEGMGGGDIKLFAMIGSFLGFKPLFFILFASSLLGAVVGVIFIAISKNKDYPIPFGPFIGLATFIYIFFGNTLINAYLKILTA is encoded by the coding sequence ATGGGTACATTTATAATTTTTATAATAGGTACAATTTTCGGCAGTTTTTATAACGTGATAATATGCAGACTTCCTTATGGGGAGTCTATAGTTACGCCATCTTCTAAATGTCCCCAATGTAATACAAAAATTAAATGGTATGATAATATTCCGATTATAAGTTATTTGATTTTAAAGGGGAAATGTAGAAATTGTAACGCTTCAATTTCCGTCCAATACCCGTTAATTGAGCTTACTACAGGTTTATTTACATTTTTTTTATATAAAATGTATGGTTTTGATATAAACTTTTTCAAATATTTTGTACTACTATCCATACTTCTTTGTGCAGGAGTGATAGACTTTAAAACAGCTTTGGATGATAACTTTGAAACTGGGATTATCCCTAATGAGCTTTCTTTGGGTGGTTTTTTGCCGGGATTTATATTTGCATTGATTGAGAAGAGAATAATTGTTTCACTTGTTGGTGCTGCTGTGGGATTTTTATTACTCTTTTTACCAGGATTTATTTATAAGCTTTTGACTGGTAAGGAAGGGATGGGTGGTGGAGATATAAAGCTTTTTGCAATGATTGGCAGTTTCTTAGGATTTAAACCATTGTTTTTTATACTTTTTGCTAGTTCTCTTTTGGGAGCAGTTGTTGGTGTTATTTTTATTGCCATTTCGAAAAATAAGGACTATCCTATTCCTTTTGGTCCTTTTATAGGTTTAGCTACATTTATATACATTTTTTTTGGGAATACACTAATAAATGCTTATTTAAAAATTTTAACAGCATAA